The Pseudogulbenkiania sp. MAI-1 sequence AGACGATGGCCGGCTCGCCGAACTCGGGCAGCGGCAAATGCCAGAAGATCAGCAGGCCGTAGAGCAGCATCGCCAGCGCGGCCAGTAGCCAAGCGAACAGCCCGGGGGCGATCAGCGCGGCGAACAGCACCGGCGGCAAAAACAGCGAAGCGAGCGGATTGACCGCGCCGCCGGTCAGCGCCACCACTTCCGCCAACACCAGCACGTCTGCCAGCAAGCCCAGGCGCAGGATCAGGCCGGGGCTGCCGCCGCGTGCCAGCCAGGCGTCGAGGCCGAGGTTGAGCAGCAGCAGCCCGAGCAGCCCCGCCAGCAGCAGCATCCAGGGCACCGCCACGCCGGCCAGGGCGCAGCCGAGCAGGGTCAGCAGCGACAGCGCCAGCATCACGCGCCGCACCAGGGACAGGCGCTGCATGGCGCGTGCGAGATCGGGAGCGAACAGGGTACGGGTGAGGCGAGGGGCGTTCATGCGCGCCACTTTACCATCCCCCGTCGCGCCAGGGCTGCGGTGGATTGCCGCATTGACAGCCCCGCTCCGGCTTCGGTTATCCCAGATCAAGTTCCTTATCCGGCCACGCTTTTATCATGGCGCCATCTTGCCTTGCAGGCTTGCCGGCCGGCGCCCCCACGCTGCCGGACGGTAAACCGAGCGAAAGTCCAACCGTCATGAAAGCCCTGTTCCGCCTTGCCCTCCTGTGTCTGGGACTGCTGCTGGCCGCCGCCAGCCAGGCCGGCTCCGGTTCGTACGAGGCCAAGCTCCCGCCCGAACTGTTCGACTCCCCCCGGCTGTGCACCTACGCCCCCTGCCGCGACGTGCTGCCCGGCGCCGACAGCTTCTCCGAGCGCCAGGGTAAGCCGCCCTTCGTCGAGGGCTACCGCACGGTGAACGGCCAGCGCGAGCGCGTCGGCTTCGTGTTCCTGTCCACCGATATCGTCGACATCCCGGCCTACTCCGGCAAGCCGGTGATCACGCTGATCGGCATGGACAACGCCGGGCGCTACACCGGCTCGACCATCCTCAAGCACAGCGAGCCGATCCTGCTGCTGGGCATTCCGGAGAACGAACTGACCCGCTTCACCCGCCAGTACCTCGGCAAGCACGTCACCGACAAGCTCGACATCGGCCAGGGCAGCGGCGCCGGCAGCGTGGGGCTCGACGGCATCACCGGCGCCACGGTGACGGTGATCGCACAGAACCAAGTGATGATGAAGTCGGCGATGAACGTGGCGCGCCAAGTCGGCATCGTCAAGTCGCAGCCCAAGCCGGCGGCGCGCTTTGTCGATCCGGCCGACAAGCCGGACTGGGTGCGCCTGGCCGACGAAGGCGCGGTGCAGCACCTGACCATCAGCCGCGCCCAGGTCGGCCTGCCGGACGCGGCCCAGCCCTACATCGACCTATGGTTCGGCTACCTCAACCAGCCCACGGTGGGACGCGCCGTGCTCGGCGAGGCCGGCTACCAGAGCCTGATGGCGCGGCTGCAGCCGAATGAGCACGCGCTGTTCATCGTCAACAACGGCAGCGAGTCGTTCAAGGGCTCGGGCTTCGTGCGCGGCGGCATCTACGACCGCATCCAGGTGCAGCAAGATCTCGACAGCTACACCTTCCGCGACCTCGACTACCTCAACCTCTATGACCTCGCCGCGCCCGGTGCGCCGGCCTTCCACGAGTCGGGCATCTTCATCCTGCGCCAGGCGCCGAACTTCTCCGCCGCCTACCCGTGGCAACTGGTGTTCCTCGGCAACAAGATCGACCAGCAGACCGCGCAGAAAACCTTCGCCGCCTTCGAGCGCGAGTACTGGCTGCCGGCGCGCTACCTGCAGGGCGGCCGCCCGCACGTCGAGCGCCCCGACCCGACCTGGCTCAAGGTGTGGAAGGAGAAGCGCTGGCAGATCGCCGCTTTCGTCGCCTTCCTGCTGGCGGTGAGCCTGAGCTACGCGCTGCGCGACAAGCTGGTGCGCCGCTCCTCGCGCAAGGACAAGCGCTGGGTGAGCATCCCGAAATACAGCGCCTGGGCGATCAGCGTCGCCTTCGTCGGCTTCGGTGCCATGGCCCAGCCCTCAGTGACGCAGGTGCTGACCTGGGTACACGCGCTGATCGGCGAATGGCGCTGGGAGCTGTTCCTGTCCGACCCGCTGATCTTCATCTTCTGGTGGTTCATCCTGATCAGCGTGGTGCTGTGGGGGCGCGGGCTGTTCTGCGGCTGGCTGTGCCCGTTCGGCTCGCTCACCGAGGGCCTGTACAAGATCGTCGCCGCCACCCCGCTCAAGCGCTTCCAGCGTAAACCCAACGCACGGCTGCATGCGCGCCTCAAGTGGCTCAAGTACGGTGTGTTCGCCAGCCTCTTGGGCGTGTCGCTGTTCTCGATGACGCTGGCCGAGCAACTGGCCGAGGTGGAGCCGTTCAAAACCACCTTCCTGGTTGGGGTGCTGCATCGCAGCTGGCCGTTCGTGCTGTTCTGGAGTCTGATCATCGGCGTGTCGCTGTTCGTCGAGCGGCCGTTCTGCAAATACCTGTGCCCGCTCGGCGCCAGCCTCGCCATCCCCTCGCGCTTCCGCCTGTTCGGCCTCAAGCGCAAGGCCGAGTGCGGCCCCTGCGCCGCCTGCGCGGTGGGCTGCGGCTCGCTCGCCATCGACGACAAGGGCCGCATCGACCAGAAAGAGTGCCTGCTCTGCCTCGACTGCATGGTGATGTACTACGACGACCACGCCTGCCCGCCGCTGGCACAGGAGCGCAAGCGCCGCACCAAGGCCGGCCAGCCGCTGACACCGATCGGCAAGGACGGCTACTTCATCCCGATCACCCCGCTTCCGGCCACGCCCAAGGCTGCGCGGCCTCAGCCCGAGAAGGAAACGGCATGAGCGGGGACCGGCTCCGGGCTGGCCTGAGCGCCATGCTGCTGGCACTGCTGGCGGCCGGCACGGTACACGCCGCGGTGCTGACGGTGGCGCCGGGCGCGTCGATCCAGGCCGCCGTGGAGCGCGCCGCCCCCGGCGACACGGTCGAGGTGGCGCGCGGCCTCTATACCGAAAACCTGCGCATCGCCAAGCCGCTGACGCTGCGCGGCGTCAACCGCCCGACGCTGTCCGGCGGCAACCGCAACGACACCATCCGCATCGCCGCGCCGGACGTGCGCGTGGAAGGCTTCATCGTGCGCGACAGCGGCGGCGACCTGGGCGCCCAGAACGCCTGCCTCTACCTCGAACCGGGCGCCGACCGCGTCACGGTGCGCGGCAACGACCTCACCTATTGCCTGTTCGGCCTGTGGATCGAAAAGGTGCGCGACACGCGCGTCGAGCACAACCTGATCACCGGCAAGCGCGACTTCGCCTCGGTCCACCGCGGCAACGGCATCCAGCTCTACAACACCGAGGGCGCCGCCATCGTCGGCAACCGCATCAGCTTCGTGCGCGACGGCATCTACGTCGACGTCTCGCACCACGCGCTGTTTCGCGGCAACACCATCCACGACGCGCGCTACGGCACGCACTACATGAACTCCTACTACAACCGCTGGGAAGGCAACGAGGTCTACCACAACCGCGGCGGGCTGGCGCTGATGGAGGCGCGCAACCAGATCGTGGTGAACAACCGGGTGTGGGGCAATTCCGACCACGGCATCATGCTGCGCACGCTGCAGGACTCGCGCGTGGAAAACAACGTGGTGGCCGGCAACGCGCGCGGCCTGTTCGTCTACGACGCCGAGTACAACAGCCTGCGCGGCAACCTGGTGACCGGCAACCAGGTCGGCGTGCACCTGTCGGCCGGCTCCACCCGCAACGTGGTGGCGGACAACGACTTCATCGCCAACCGCGAGCAGGTGCGCTACGTCGGCACCCGCGACGAGGAATGGGGCAAGCCGCGCGGCAACCACTGGAGCGACTACCTGGGCTGGGACCGCGACGGCAACGGCCGCGGCGACGTGCCCTACCAGGCCAACGACCTGGTCGACCGCCTGCTGTGGCGCTACCCGAGCGCCAAGCTGCTCTTGAACAGCCCGGCGGTGCAGAGCCTGCGCCTGATCGCGCGCCAGTTCCCGCTGCTGCGCGCGCCCAGCGTGCTCGACCCGCAACCGGCGATGCGCCCGGCCCACCGTAACTGGACGGCCTGGAGCGCGCCGCGCTACCGCTTTACTTCGCAGTGATCCCACCATGAACCCACCCGTCATCGAACTTCACCAGGTCGAACGCCGCTTCGGAACGCTCCCCGCCGTCGACGGCGTCAGCTTCCGCGTCGAGCGCGGCGAGCTGTTCGGCCTCACCGGCCACAACGGTGCCGGCAAGAGCACGCTGTTCAAGATCATGCTGGGGCTGCTCGCCCCCAGCGCCGGCAGCGTGCAGGTACTCGGTGCCCCCACCCGCGGCGCGGCCTTCCGCGCCGTGCGCCGCCGCCTGGGCTACCTGCCGGAACAGCTGGCTCTGTACGACAACCTGAGCGGCAGCGAGACGCTGAGCTACTTCGCCCGCCTCAAGGGCGCCGAGCCACAGCAGGTGGCGCCGCTGTTGGAACGGGTCGGGCTGGCGCATGCCGCCCAGCGCCGCGTCGGCACCTACTCCAAGGGCATGCGCCAGCGCCTGGGGCTCGCCCAGGCCCTGCTCGGCAGCCCGCAACTGCTGTTCCTCGACGAGCCGACCAACGGCCTCGACCCGGAAGCGATCCACGCCTTCTACCAGCTCCTGGCCGAGCTGCGCGAACAGGGCGTGAGCATGATCCTGACCTCGCACATCCTGGCGGAGATCCAGGAACGGGTGGACCGCGTCGCCATCCTCAAGGCCGGCAAGCTCGCCGCGCTCGGCACCGTATCCCAGCTGCGCGAGGCGGCGGCGCTGCCGCTGGGCGTGACGCTCACCACCAGCCGGCCGCTGACGATGGACGAGCTGGCCCGGCTCGACCGCCACGCCCCGCTCAGACAACCCTCGGGGACCGACCAGCTGAGGCTTGCCTGCCCGCGCCCGGCCAAGATGGCGCTGCTGGCCGAAGTGGCGGCGCTGGGCGCAGCGGTGCGCGACGTGCGGCTGTCCGAACCCTCGCTGGAAGACGTGATCCTGGGCTACGCGGGAGGACGACCATGATCGAACTCAACGCCATCCGCACCGTCGCCGCCAAGGAATTCCGTGACCGCCTGCGCAACCGCTGGGTGCTGGCGGTGAGCGTCGTGTTCACCCTGTTCGCGCTGGTCATCGCCTACTTCGGCGCGGCCCAGCAGGGCGAGGTGGGCCTGCGCGGCATCGAAGTCACCATCGCCAGCCTGGTGAGCCTGGTGATCTACCTGATCCCGCTCATCGCCCTGCTGCTCGGCTTCGACGCCATCGTCGGCGAGCGCGAGCGCGGCTCGCTCGAACTCATGCTGTCGCTGCCGATCAGCCGCGCCGAACTGATCCTCGGCAAGTACGGCGGGCTCGCCGCGGCGCTGAGCGTGGCCACGCTGACCGGCTTCGGGCTGGCGGGCGCGCTGCTCGTCACCCGGCTGCCCGCCGCCGCGCTCTACCACTACGCCGGCTTCATGCTCTCGGCGCTGCTCTTGGGGCTCGCCTTCCTGTCGCTGGCGGTACTGGTCTCGGTGCTGGCCGGCGACCGCACCCGCGCCTCGGGCGCGGCGATCGCGCTGTGGTTCTTCTTCGTGCTGATCTTCGACCTCTTGCTGCTGGGCCTGCTGGTGGTACAGGGCGACGGCCCGCTGGGCGAGTGGCTGCCCTACCTGATGCTACTCAACCCGGCCGACCTGTTCCGCGCCCTCAACATCTTCAGCAGCGATGAGCTGCGCTCCTTTTACGGGCTGGGCAGCGTGCTGCCCGACCTGATGACCCAACCGCTGATGCTCGGCGGCATGCTCACGGGCTGGATCGTCGCCCCGCTCGCCGCCGCCCTGTGGAGATTCCGATGACATTACGCACCACGCTCGCGCTCGCGGCGCTGCTGGCCGGGCTGGCCGCCTGCCAGGACGAACGCCCCGCCCAGACCACCCCGCTCGAGATCAAGCAGGACACCGCCTGCGCGCTCGACGGCATGCTGCTCGCCGACTACCCCGGTGCCAAGGCGCAGATCCACTACGCCCAGGGCGAACCCGAATTCTTCTGCGACACCGTGGAAATGTTCTCGCTCTACCTCAAGCCGGAACAAGCCCGCCGCATCGCCGCGCTCTACGTCCAGGACATGGGCGAGACCGACATCAAGGCCCCCAAAGGGCACTGGATCGACGCGCGCCAGGCCTTCTACGTGCAAGGCTCGTCGCAGCAGGGCTCGATGGGACCGACGCTGGTGCCGTTCGGTCAGCGCGCCAAGGCCGAGGCTTTCGCCCAGCAATACGGCGGCAAGGTGCTGGCCTTCGCCGACGTCAAACCCGAGATGGTGCGGCTCGACGGCGGCGCCCTGCATGACAGCCATATGTGAGACCGACATGTCCTACCAGAACTTCTTCCGCGACGTCGACGCCACCCGCGCCCAAGAGATCGACGGCCTGTCCAAGCTGATGTACCAGCTGCGCGAAAGCCGCCGGCTGATCCTGGCGCGCTACGCCGTCGACAGCGAAGACGCCCTGCTCGACGCCATCCGCGAATCGAGGGTGGCCGAACACCCGGCCTACGACGATTACCTCTCGGCCAAGCAATTGCATCAGCACTACCAAGCCGCTCGCGCCGAAATGAAACTCTGCATGGAAAACACATGAAAACTGTCGTGGATTACGAAACGCTGCGCGATGCCATTATCGATGATTACGGCGAAACCCTGGCCGGCGATATTATCCTGTACCAGGACGCCATTTCCCTCGAATTATTAAATGGCACTTTGCTCGAGATCAAAGCGGCGTCGAATAGCGAATATAGTTTCATCTGGAAATATCAGGGCCATGTCCTGCGCCTCGACACCGCGCCGCTGCACCCCGATCTCTCCACCTATCCCCACCACCTGCACGATAGCGACGGCATGGTCCGGCCCGACCCGATCACCACCCCGGGCCAGCCGCTGAGACAGAACGTGCGGCTGCTGCTCGGCGCACTTAATCTCGATCCGCTGCTGGGTCACCGCGCCTAAGACAGTTCCATCCCAGCCTCTTGCCCGGCGACGCCGGGCTACCCACCAAGCGCAAAAAAAACGGCGGCCACAGCCGCCGTTCGAGACCGGCCAGGACGCCCCGCACGGCCGTCCTGGCTGGGTTGAAACCTGTTCAGGACGTCTTGGACAGCATGAAATCCACCGCCGCCTTGACGTCGGCGTCGGACAGCGCGCTGTTGCCGCCGCGTGCCGGCATCGCACCCTTCGCACCGGTGAAGCCCTCGACGGCGTGCTTGTACAGCGTGTCCTTGCCCTGCGCCAGGCGGGCATCCCAATCGGCCTTGTCGCCGACCATCGGTGCGCCGGCGGCGCCGGTCTGGTGACACATCACGCAGGTCTTCTTGAACACGTCCTCACCCGCCTTCAGCGCCGGATCGGCGGCGGCCGTGGTGGTGGCAGCCGGTTGGGCGGTCTCGGCGGCGGCCGGTGCCGCAGCCTGCGCCGTGCTTTCGGCAGCCTCTTTCTTGCCGCAGGCGGCCAACGCCAACAGGCTCAGAAAAGCCAGAGCCATCGCTTGCTTTTTCATTTTCAT is a genomic window containing:
- a CDS encoding nitrous oxide reductase accessory protein NosL — encoded protein: MTLRTTLALAALLAGLAACQDERPAQTTPLEIKQDTACALDGMLLADYPGAKAQIHYAQGEPEFFCDTVEMFSLYLKPEQARRIAALYVQDMGETDIKAPKGHWIDARQAFYVQGSSQQGSMGPTLVPFGQRAKAEAFAQQYGGKVLAFADVKPEMVRLDGGALHDSHM
- a CDS encoding cytochrome c5 family protein, which produces MKKQAMALAFLSLLALAACGKKEAAESTAQAAAPAAAETAQPAATTTAAADPALKAGEDVFKKTCVMCHQTGAAGAPMVGDKADWDARLAQGKDTLYKHAVEGFTGAKGAMPARGGNSALSDADVKAAVDFMLSKTS
- a CDS encoding ABC transporter permease — protein: MIELNAIRTVAAKEFRDRLRNRWVLAVSVVFTLFALVIAYFGAAQQGEVGLRGIEVTIASLVSLVIYLIPLIALLLGFDAIVGERERGSLELMLSLPISRAELILGKYGGLAAALSVATLTGFGLAGALLVTRLPAAALYHYAGFMLSALLLGLAFLSLAVLVSVLAGDRTRASGAAIALWFFFVLIFDLLLLGLLVVQGDGPLGEWLPYLMLLNPADLFRALNIFSSDELRSFYGLGSVLPDLMTQPLMLGGMLTGWIVAPLAAALWRFR
- a CDS encoding NosR/NirI family protein, with the translated sequence MKALFRLALLCLGLLLAAASQAGSGSYEAKLPPELFDSPRLCTYAPCRDVLPGADSFSERQGKPPFVEGYRTVNGQRERVGFVFLSTDIVDIPAYSGKPVITLIGMDNAGRYTGSTILKHSEPILLLGIPENELTRFTRQYLGKHVTDKLDIGQGSGAGSVGLDGITGATVTVIAQNQVMMKSAMNVARQVGIVKSQPKPAARFVDPADKPDWVRLADEGAVQHLTISRAQVGLPDAAQPYIDLWFGYLNQPTVGRAVLGEAGYQSLMARLQPNEHALFIVNNGSESFKGSGFVRGGIYDRIQVQQDLDSYTFRDLDYLNLYDLAAPGAPAFHESGIFILRQAPNFSAAYPWQLVFLGNKIDQQTAQKTFAAFEREYWLPARYLQGGRPHVERPDPTWLKVWKEKRWQIAAFVAFLLAVSLSYALRDKLVRRSSRKDKRWVSIPKYSAWAISVAFVGFGAMAQPSVTQVLTWVHALIGEWRWELFLSDPLIFIFWWFILISVVLWGRGLFCGWLCPFGSLTEGLYKIVAATPLKRFQRKPNARLHARLKWLKYGVFASLLGVSLFSMTLAEQLAEVEPFKTTFLVGVLHRSWPFVLFWSLIIGVSLFVERPFCKYLCPLGASLAIPSRFRLFGLKRKAECGPCAACAVGCGSLAIDDKGRIDQKECLLCLDCMVMYYDDHACPPLAQERKRRTKAGQPLTPIGKDGYFIPITPLPATPKAARPQPEKETA
- a CDS encoding nitrous oxide reductase family maturation protein NosD, with translation MSGDRLRAGLSAMLLALLAAGTVHAAVLTVAPGASIQAAVERAAPGDTVEVARGLYTENLRIAKPLTLRGVNRPTLSGGNRNDTIRIAAPDVRVEGFIVRDSGGDLGAQNACLYLEPGADRVTVRGNDLTYCLFGLWIEKVRDTRVEHNLITGKRDFASVHRGNGIQLYNTEGAAIVGNRISFVRDGIYVDVSHHALFRGNTIHDARYGTHYMNSYYNRWEGNEVYHNRGGLALMEARNQIVVNNRVWGNSDHGIMLRTLQDSRVENNVVAGNARGLFVYDAEYNSLRGNLVTGNQVGVHLSAGSTRNVVADNDFIANREQVRYVGTRDEEWGKPRGNHWSDYLGWDRDGNGRGDVPYQANDLVDRLLWRYPSAKLLLNSPAVQSLRLIARQFPLLRAPSVLDPQPAMRPAHRNWTAWSAPRYRFTSQ
- a CDS encoding ABC transporter ATP-binding protein gives rise to the protein MNPPVIELHQVERRFGTLPAVDGVSFRVERGELFGLTGHNGAGKSTLFKIMLGLLAPSAGSVQVLGAPTRGAAFRAVRRRLGYLPEQLALYDNLSGSETLSYFARLKGAEPQQVAPLLERVGLAHAAQRRVGTYSKGMRQRLGLAQALLGSPQLLFLDEPTNGLDPEAIHAFYQLLAELREQGVSMILTSHILAEIQERVDRVAILKAGKLAALGTVSQLREAAALPLGVTLTTSRPLTMDELARLDRHAPLRQPSGTDQLRLACPRPAKMALLAEVAALGAAVRDVRLSEPSLEDVILGYAGGRP
- a CDS encoding DUF6516 family protein: MKTVVDYETLRDAIIDDYGETLAGDIILYQDAISLELLNGTLLEIKAASNSEYSFIWKYQGHVLRLDTAPLHPDLSTYPHHLHDSDGMVRPDPITTPGQPLRQNVRLLLGALNLDPLLGHRA